The Jiangella alba genome includes the window ACGGTGCGCGCGGCCGCGGCCGCGTAGTCCTCCGGCGTCGCGGCGCCGGAGAACCAGCCGTTCGCGTAGGCACGCACGCGATCGCGCGTGCTCCCGCCGAAGAGCCGCGACACCGGGACGTCCAGATCGCGGGCGGAGATGTCCCAGAGCGCCATCTCCAGCGAGCTCAGCGCGGTCATGATGACCGGCCCGCCGCGCCAGTACCAGTCGCGCGCGAGTTCGTGGATCGTGCCGGAGACGCGCGTGGGGTCGAGCCCGGTCACGGCCTCGGCGAGCTCGGCGATCGCTCCCTGGACGGCACGCTCCTTGCCTTCGAGCGTCGCCTCGCCGAGGCCGGAGATGCCCTCGTCCGTCGACACGCGCACGATGACGAGGTTGGTGCGGTAGAAGTCGACCACGAAGGTGTCGACCGAAGTGATCTTCATATCAACCCTTGACTGCGCCGGCGGTCATGCCGGCGACGACGTACTTCTGCGCGAACAGGTAGAACGCGACGGCGGGCAGCGTGAACATGAAGGCCACCGCCATCACCGTCTGAACCGGAGTCCCGACCTCCCCGATGAAGCTGGCGATTCCCACCGAGGCCGGCTGCGTCTCCGGTGCGTAGATGAACGTCACCGCGAAGACGTACTCGTTCCAGGCGTGGAAGAACGCGATGACCGCCGCGGCCGCGATCGACGGGCCGATCAGCGGCACGTTGATCCGCACCAGCATGGTGAGCGGCCGGGCGCCGTCGACCCGGCCCGCCTCCTCGAGCTCACGCGGGATGCCGTCGATCGCGCCCTTGAGGATGAGCGCGACGATCGGCAGCACGAACGCCGAGTTGGCCAGGATCAGCCCGGTGAGGGAGTCGAGCAGGTCGAAGCGGTTGAACAGCGAGAACAGCGGCACCACCATGAGCGCCTCGGGAAGCATCTGGGTGAGCAGCAGGACGACCGCCGTCAGGGTCTTGCCCCGGAACGAGAACCGCGAGAGCGCATACCCGAGCGGGATGCCCAGGCCGATCGACAGCACGGTCGTGCCGAGGGCGATCACCAGGCTGTTGCGCAGCCACCCCAGAGCCTCG containing:
- a CDS encoding carbohydrate ABC transporter permease gives rise to the protein MSRLRIGLTLRIVAVLMVMGIAVFPLYWMFVTALSSNADLFASDARLLPDFSQFGVFVDALSDGEALGWLRNSLVIALGTTVLSIGLGIPLGYALSRFSFRGKTLTAVVLLLTQMLPEALMVVPLFSLFNRFDLLDSLTGLILANSAFVLPIVALILKGAIDGIPRELEEAGRVDGARPLTMLVRINVPLIGPSIAAAAVIAFFHAWNEYVFAVTFIYAPETQPASVGIASFIGEVGTPVQTVMAVAFMFTLPAVAFYLFAQKYVVAGMTAGAVKG